From the Nematostella vectensis chromosome 7, jaNemVect1.1, whole genome shotgun sequence genome, the window TGACTGCATAGTTATGAAGGACATCTTAACCCAACACTGAATCTATGTTATAATGGTGTCCTGctctttttgatatgttgccTGTACACACCTATTccaaggttgtcagtgcaaatggcagttctacaacCAAACGTTaccatgcgtctcgaagaatatggataaatcaaaacaattatccattaacgGTTACtaatgcttggctctgacattgctggactttatttaacaccatTAATTTTACGAATCATTAGTACCTATAAGCCATTTGACATTTGCCATTCACCATTTGCcttgacaaccttttgtgaaataggtgtatacagtGATACACTACGTCTAAGATGTTCATTAGGAATAGGCAGTGGGAAAGAGAAAACAAAGTAGAAACAAGTCTGTACATAAAACTGCAAGTTTTAATGAGAAAGCTTAAATTTTTAATAGCATAAATGCACCAGATTACTTCGAGTCAATAATTACAAAACAATCTCTAATGATTTTAAACGGAAGTTTTAATAACAAACTATTTATGCTATCCttacaaataaacaattatttaCTATGAGGTCTCCAGTGAAATAAATCTTTATCTTAATATTTTCCACTGGACAGGCAAACTAAGGATTTATAAATCCATTCCATTCGCATACCAACTTATAATAGAACAATTAAAAATTTCAAATGGTTCTCTAATAGCAAAGGCTTCCCTGTATTTATGTGTCTACACAATAGGTACAAAGAAATTTTGAACAAGACTACCTATTGTGTAATGGTACTCATGGGCACACGCTCAAAGACCTGATTCTATAACTTATAGTCTCAACATTTATTTCCGTTTCTCAAAGGAAATATGGCAACAATCGATGGGTTGAGATGAAATTCTTAAACAGTACCATCCTGGATTACATTTCTTTTACTTTGTTAAAGCAGAAGTTGCACCAGATTACTTCGAGTCAATGATTACAAAACAATCTCTAATGATTGTGAACGGAAAAAAATCTTTCAAAATAGTAAAAGAAGAGCATCTTCGGAAGCTTCTTCAAGgatgactgataatttagagtggaTGGTCTGTTAAATAGTGTGGATTCTAGATTCTATTCACTTTTGTCAGTTGAGGTTTTTATTAGCCTGGTGTGGTTACCATAAGCAAAGCTCCAATTCAGCTTTGGTAGTTTTGTAGACATTTGATAAAAGATAATAGCAATACAAATTTTCAATTCACCTCAAATGATTTTACACACATGGTTTTAAAAGTTCAATTCCTCCTGGTcttaaaagtaatttcttcAACCTTTGCTGAGCTTTGACAGCTACTCAAGTGCCAGATTTGTTTGACCTGGTTAAAAGACCGGGAACTTTCCATACCAATATAGAAAATCACAAAGATCAAaacatggaaaaaaaattgcttgaCACATTGAATTTCAAACCAATGCAGATTTCCTGCTTCTTGGCATAGTAGTGTCTTTGTGACAGGTCCTCCTACCAAGATTATAATATTGAAAATCTGGGGATGTACTTTATTTCTCTTTCTTACATAAGTTTGTCTTACTCAATGCTTTTTAACAGAGGATAAACAAAGATGGCTAAACAGTGATTTGTGCCCTTGTTATCCCTTATTTTCTGGACAAACTCTGCCACCCTTTATAAAATCCACTTCATTAGATTATAACGTACTGTTGGTTATTGGGTTAATGTATTTTACAGTGTTGCAAGCTCACACAATATTCAACATATGCTTGATTCTCAATCCAGAGAGTCACCCCCAAGCTCGTCTGCTTTCTGCAATTGAAAAAAAGTCGTCACCTTTGTGTTGGGAATATCCCTATTTTTAAAACCCCGAATCCTGATATAACTATGATTGCAATAATAAAAATCCTGAAACAGTGAGGTGTATTTTCTGGATATTTTATAATATGCTCTTTACCCTTGATATTGCTTCCTTTCACTCTTTTGATGACTTTCAGAGTTGAATAATAGCACAAACATTTTGATTAAATGCTTTTTGGGGGATAATATCTTTTGGGGGGACACAGGGGTATCATAAAAGCTCAATCTCAAAAGTCTATGGTTCGGACACGACTCAAATCTGTCAGAGTCCTTTTTGTTAATGACACACTGTGACAACGATGTATTTATTAGGAAATCTACATTACATGCAACATACAAAGCTGTGCATATTATGGTACCTTATGTGTTACATCCTTCATTTGATTGATGTTGTCAATCAACATCTGGAATACGGCTGGAGGAAGGGTTTGTTTGAAGACCTGAAGGAGCTGCTGCGGCTGGCCACAGACGGCAACAGCATTTGTTAAGTGCTTTACTGCACTCTCATATTCACCTAAACAAGGAGAAAtgcttaaaaattataattgaaTAAGATCACCCAAACTCTTGTTTATGTAGCAAGATATTTTATAGTCACTTACCTTTTGTCAAAAGATCCTCTCCAATTTGTACCTCCTCCAGAAAGAATTTTTGCACTGCAGCTGTGTCTGTTAGATCAGGTATCCTTGACTGAAAATAATTAACATAAGAATATTGTCAGAGCAGTGAATTTATGGTTACTATGTGAGAATGCAATAATCTAAAAGGAAACAAAGTAACACTGGtacaaaatgttttaaatttaATGTCCATGAATCATTCAGTTCACAATCAGTAACCACAATCATCAGTAACCACAATCAACCTATCCATAAAGAACTGTGAAGTCAATGACATGACAATTTTAAACCCAGGCTGAGCTTCAGCCAGGCTAGAGGCCTGAGATTTTCTTGCTTATTGCATAAACTTGTCTATGCATTAACTGGTCAGCATGTCTACTGGCCATTTCTAGAACAAGGCAATTTGTAATTGTGAAATGCAAATTGTGTGCAGCATGCAAAAATGACATGTTTCCAAATTACAGAGTATGGCTATATCATATACCCCTATTTCAAGTAAGGTCGTCAGCGCAAATGGCGGATGGCAattgtcaaatggcagttctatgaCTGAAAGGAGCTTATGGgtagtaattatttgtaaaaatgaagatggtaaaaaaaactcaagcAATGACAGAACCatatattttacttttaataaataattttatgttttatttatattttgctgAATGTGGAACAAATATTCAGGGATCCATTGGTCCTTTTGGCTTCAATAGCCATACTCCATTTGCCGTTTGCGCTGacaactttttttataaataggTGCATAAAAAGAACAGTGAGATTTCATTTCATAATTAATATTTGTTAAAATAtgagtttaaaaaaaggtacCCATCAgttttctttacttttggCTATGATCATTGGTGCATAGAATATGACTTTGAGAATATTAGTTTCATATGCATACAGTGGTACTCTGCAGTCTAGACATATATGATCACAGAGTGATTTTGATTTGGGCATACGTGTAATTTGCAACACAAACTAGGCCTAAACAATGATCATTATTTCTAAGACTTCTTAGATCTTAGAAATACCAAATTCTACCAGTACCAGGTAGAGCTACAGTATAAGGTACACGGTACCTCCAATTTCCAGTACACAAAACAATAAGCCCAGTCACTGATTGAACTGGAATTGTAGAGATGCCCACCTGCATATCTGCTGCGTCAGCTTCTTGCCTTTGAGCTCTTTCTCGTCTCCTCTCTATAAAATGGGTCGCATTTAATTAACATTATTAAAAACATTCAAGATGGTGGGGAAGGAAAAGATTTACAGTAAGCATAACTTAAAAGTAAACTCAACAAACATCTTGCAATTCAGAAACTACAATAATACTACAATAATAAGTAATCCagccaaacaaacaaaataaaactttgcAAAGAGCCATCTCAAATGCTATAAATCTAGATCCTTGACAGGATGCAGACATGAGTTTGAAAAGTAGCCGGTTCCACGTGTGTACAGTAGTCGACTACTCACTTTCTATCAGCTTCTTCTTGTAATCCGGGTCACTCCTTCTCTTGTAGTCAAAATAAATGCAATATGCCAGGAACATGGAGCCACATACTCCTGCTACTACTGTAGCTATCTGGCTAGAGCTCATTGTGTGAAGAAGATTTTATATTGGGTGAAAACTACAAGATCGAAACGAACTGCTCAAGTTGAACTGTGACTTAGCGACCACGCAGGTTTATGCAATAATTACCATAATGCATTGCGGGGTACTGGAGGATGAgcgggaagggggggggggaaatgcTTGGGAAAAATggattcacccccccccccccccctcatctGGACTCTGGTAAAAGCACATCCCCTTAATATCCGGATCGCGCGGTCGGTTCCTTTTTTGTGACATCAAGATTCCTTCAAGATGCAAGAAATGTTCCGCCAAACAACCTGCGCTCGACGTGTAAAAGTTGGAAAGCAGGCCTCTTTGACTTTAAATTACTCGgtcttaagaaaaaaaaccaaaAAGCTATAAACCTTCCATGAACTAAATCAGAAAAGAGTCAATCTCACCCATGGAGAACAAAAACTAAATTAAATGCTCTAGCAAATATATATAAGAACAATTAAAAGTCCAGTGCCCGATGCGGTATTATGTATAAATCAATTAGTGCAAGCTTTGAGAGTTCCTTTAAGTGCATGAATATCCGCCAGACGCTGTCTCGAATACAAAGAAAAGTAGACTGTCGACCTACTCTCTATCATATCTAACTTATTTACTAACCATTATCCTGAGCAGTACTTTGCACTGTTGCAGGCAAAAacatgaaaatgaaaaataataaccaATAGTCGTCACTCAGATGCCAATTGGATTTCGAAAGCGTACTGAGTGTTTAGCCTAAGATAAAATATGTTCCTCttgaataataaatataaaaagtcataaagaaaaaaaatgcgacGAATTTCGAAAATGTGTTAATTCGACGAACTTCAGTTCGACGTTTCTGTTTTGATTCTATGGCCAACTATTTAGAGggagaaataaatatttaacaTCCATTTAAAGACGGATGACTTTGATaccaaacaagaaaatattCCAGTTTTTCTTACCAAGTCTTGGATGTACGTCTGTAATGACGAACATTGAGAGCATATTATAAGTAAAATATCATACTCTGTCCGCTTATAACTGGCCTCTATTCTTTTGCGTGCATTGCAGTGCTAACTAGACCTTTTGAAACAGAGAGCTCAAAAACATGGCACATGCTGTCTTATGGTGCTGTTTGCTTATTAGTGTGGGCTCTTTGAGCTCAACACAGGCTTACCTCGGCGTAAATTGGTATTGGCAACGCTGGTGTAGGCAAAACGCCACTTCTATGATATACGAAACCGTTAAGAGGACTGCCCGAGACGTTTCATTCATCAAGGCTCACATTGAAGCAGGTATAGCTGTGTGTAAAACCATGTTCATTTATACCTAGAATAATGCTCGCTCGGTACTAGCACGGATAAGACAACCCATCGTTTAGTTAAAAAGAAGAGAAGTTAGGAGAATTCCCTCGAGTTAGCGACAAAAACTGCTTGGCGCTATTATAGCCTCTCTAACGGCGTGTGCGCACTTCCCTCGGCCGCAGAAAATAGGACTTCTCTTACTCTAAAATCACCAGttactatttatttttacaatcATCTATAA encodes:
- the LOC5520798 gene encoding mitochondrial import receptor subunit TOM20 homolog: MSSSQIATVVAGVCGSMFLAYCIYFDYKRRSDPDYKKKLIEKRRRERAQRQEADAADMQSRIPDLTDTAAVQKFFLEEVQIGEDLLTKGEYESAVKHLTNAVAVCGQPQQLLQVFKQTLPPAVFQMLIDNINQMKDVTHKKADELGGDSLD